In Eucalyptus grandis isolate ANBG69807.140 chromosome 4, ASM1654582v1, whole genome shotgun sequence, the following proteins share a genomic window:
- the LOC104442560 gene encoding uncharacterized protein LOC104442560 — MAGSKFSDPPAESPNDFLVSYEYLDNEAIQQPRIVALLAITASMLVFLGVFGLFRRRCGNRTLASVAFCAYNLSPAIIAYTLGLIQSAPYKSLNFPVWAAYLVVVLGSGDSYTVHSIEDIEQWKSFNLYSAAKCFMTSWMIASYTTHPVSKLWAVFLFVILFAKVDGRARALMLASNSVMEKKYKLLADYMSTEHQHGDSSHEDPATMRGYKYLVRLGEEEKVQSLCSSAICKRKKSPWLDGKAPDYLQMIVGLDGVITVEKVWDCQGRLLKEGDPNGRLKDLCLSFSLFKFICMRFAGYSLPQEAHNKLRRLIQHMLNKGNDHERVFKVIEVELAFLFDLLYTKYPVNLSLYRSFCRLLLLAIVVAAPLIANFSAYYSWGWQIDSIVSYNGVTFFLMMSILVNEFVHICIMIFSEWAKVRYICKYVQNDWWLKNRCSGKLIEIMCQVWLLKPWGRQLRQYSLLQAYSYSPWKCINNRFTTAYFDQEGDGQQQIPPTNLSKQVKMAIARSLWKYLEKGQASLRRNDLSNEFSWACNLETTIHVIMVWHIATTFCEHKVPCAQLLQEQIDNFDIATKLSQYLAYLVVYAPRLLPGHPCRTQYIFGRAVSEARETLRGSFVSMEKRIEKLEMGIDNEQCPETIVGRGTQLGMKLMNGMNGVADMGQIWKVLADFWADMILYVAPSNNTAAHAKYLTTGGEFVTHVWVLVSHIGITRDPQDRE; from the coding sequence ATGGCCGGATCCAAGTTCTCTGATCCACCAGCCGAATCTCCGAACGACTTTCTTGTCTCCTACGAATACTTGGACAATGAAGCGATCCAACAGCCAAGAATTGTGGCACTGCTGGCCATCACTGCTTCAATGTTAGTCTTTCTTGGGGTCTTCGGGTTGTTCAGGCGACGCTGTGGCAACCGCACATTAGCATCGGTTGCATTCTGCGCCTATAACCTTTCACCTGCTATCATCGCATACACGCTTGGCCTCATCCAGAGCGCTCCTTACAAAAGTTTGAATTTCCCTGTGTGGGCGGCTTATCTGGTGGTGGTTCTCGGAAGCGGCGATTCCTACACCGTACACAGCATCGAGGACATTGAACAGTGGAAGTCATTTAATCTCTACTCCGCTGCTAAATGTTTCATGACAAGTTGGATGATCGCTTCATACACGACCCACCCAGTGTCAAAATTGTGGGCAGTGTTTCTTTTTGTCATTCTATTTGCGAAAGTTGACGGAAGAGCACGAGCTTTGATGTTGGCAAGCAATTCTGTGATGGAGAAGAAATACAAGTTACTAGCAGACTACATGAGCACCGAGCACCAACACGGCGATTCAAGCCATGAAGATCCCGCTACAATGCGTGGATACAAGTATTTGGTGAGATTGGGGGAAGAGGAAAAGGTGCAGTCATTATGCTCATCCGCGATATGTAAGCGAAAGAAATCACCATGGCTCGATGGGAAAGCGCCGGACTATCTTCAAATGATAGTTGGGCTGGATGGAGTTATCACCGTGGAGAAGGTTTGGGATTGCCAAGGGAGGCTTTTAAAAGAAGGAGACCCGAATGGGCGACTCAAGGATCTGTGCCTGTCATTTTCGCTCTTCAAGTTCATCTGCATGAGATTCGCTGGCTATTCGTTGCCTCAGGAAGCTCACAACAAGTTACGGCGCTTGATTCAACATATGCTCAATAAAGGGAATGATCATGAGCGAGTTTTCAAAGTCATTGAAGTGGAACTTGCATTTCTTTTCGATTTACTCTACACCAAGTACCCGGTGAATCTCAGCCTGTATCGTTCATTCTGCAGATTGCTTCTACTCGCTATTGTGGTTGCTGCTCCTCTGATTGCAAACTTCTCTGCATATTACTCTTGGGGCTggcaaattgattcaattgttAGTTATAATGGTGTAACATTCTTCCTTATGATGTCAATCCTAGTCAACGAGTTTGTACATATTTGCATCATGATTTTCTCCGAATGGGCAAAGGTGAGGTACATATGCAAGTATGTGCAGAATGATTGGTGGCTAAAGAATAGATGTTCTGGGAAGTTGATCGAGATAATGTGCCAAGTTTGGTTACTGAAGCCTTGGGGAAGACAACTTCGTCAATACTCGCTCCTCCAAGCATATAGCTATTCTCCATGGAAGTGTATAAATAATAGATTCACCACTGCTTATTTCGACCAAGAAGGGGACGGTCAGCAACAAATTCCTCCCACCAATTTGTCTAAGCAAGTGAAGATGGCGATTGCTCGGTCTCTATGGAAGTATTTGGAGAAGGGGCAAGCGTCTTTGAGGCGCAATGACTTGTCCAATGAGTTCTCATGGGCATGTAATCTTGAGACAACTATTCATGTTATAATGGTTTGGCACATAGCAACCACTTTCTGTGAGCATAAAGTGCCTTGCGCTCAACTTTTACAAGAACAGATAGACAACTTTGACATAGCGACTAAGCTATCGCAATATCTTGCTTACTTGGTTGTTTACGCCCCGAGGTTGCTCCCTGGTCACCCCTGCAGGACCCAATACATATTTGGTCGTGCTGTCAGCGAAGCCAGAGAAACATTGAGAGGTTCCTTTGTTTCAATGGAAAAGAGGATTGAAAAGCTAGAAATGGGCATTGACAACGAACAATGCCCGGAAACGATCGTGGGTCGAGGCACGCAGCTAGGAATGAAGCTTATGAATGGTATGAATGGAGTAGCGGATATGGGGCAAATTTGGAAGGTCTTGGCTGACTTCTGGGCGGATATGATTCTGTATGTGGCTCCTTCGAATAATACGGCGGCTCATGCGAAGTATCTCACCACCGGGGGCGAGTTTGTGACTCACGTTTGGGTTTTGGTCTCTCACATAGGCATTACGAGAGATCCACAGGATCGTGAGTAA